A region from the Candidatus Hydrogenedentota bacterium genome encodes:
- a CDS encoding ABC transporter ATP-binding protein, which yields MSDTQNIVEVRSLSRQFRKKRALDNVTLDLPKGVVLGLVGENGAGKTTLIKHLLGLFKAQSGSVRVFGLDPVREPEKVLVRVGYLSENREMPGWMRISELMRYTQAFYPTWDAHYAEELRETFGLDPDTKVKHLSRGQKAQAGLLIALAYRPDLLLLDEPSSGLDPVVRRDILTAIIRTVADEGRTVLFSSHLLDEVERVADHVVMLHKGKLAFSAPLDEAKAGHRRFTVRLAEGSATPPPLPGTLYWLESSVRVARKEWTAICNGQCDEFKAAAAKQRIEIVEESIPSIDEIFIARVRGVE from the coding sequence ATGAGTGACACGCAAAACATCGTAGAAGTCCGGTCGCTTTCAAGGCAGTTTAGAAAGAAGCGCGCCTTGGATAACGTCACGCTCGACTTGCCCAAAGGGGTGGTGTTGGGTCTGGTTGGTGAGAATGGGGCAGGCAAGACGACGCTGATCAAGCATCTGCTGGGACTGTTCAAAGCGCAAAGCGGCTCGGTCCGCGTGTTCGGGCTCGATCCGGTACGTGAACCGGAGAAGGTTCTGGTCCGCGTCGGCTACCTTTCCGAGAACCGCGAGATGCCCGGTTGGATGCGCATCAGCGAACTCATGAGATACACGCAGGCGTTCTATCCCACCTGGGACGCCCACTACGCCGAAGAACTGCGCGAAACCTTTGGCCTGGACCCGGATACGAAAGTGAAGCACCTGAGCCGAGGCCAGAAAGCGCAGGCGGGGCTGCTGATAGCACTCGCCTATCGACCCGACTTGCTGCTGCTGGACGAACCCTCCTCCGGGTTGGACCCGGTGGTTCGCCGCGACATTCTCACGGCAATCATCCGCACCGTTGCAGACGAGGGCCGCACCGTGCTCTTCTCGTCGCATCTGCTGGATGAGGTGGAACGTGTCGCCGACCATGTCGTCATGTTGCACAAAGGGAAGCTTGCCTTCTCGGCTCCTTTGGACGAGGCAAAAGCAGGCCATCGCCGGTTTACGGTGCGTCTCGCTGAAGGGAGCGCTACTCCACCGCCGTTGCCGGGAACACTCTATTGGCTGGAGTCATCGGTGCGCGTCGCGCGCAAAGAATGGACAGCAATCTGCAACGGTCAATGCGACGAATTCAAAGCGGCGGCCGCGAAGCAGCGAATCGAGATTGTCGAAGAATCGATACCCAGCATAGACGAAATCTTCATCGCGCGCGTGCGCGGTGTCGAGTAG
- a CDS encoding RbsD/FucU family protein → MLTHRLIHPDILQALASAGHGSKVLITDGNYPAITQLGENASLVYLNLAPGMPTVTEVLGVLLTAIPVEDAAVMDPESGSEPPIFSEFRRQLPRVELTRLGRFEFYEDASGPDTCLQIVTGDQRLYANLLLTIGVVAP, encoded by the coding sequence ATGCTGACACATCGTCTCATTCATCCTGACATTCTTCAGGCGCTCGCATCCGCCGGGCACGGCTCCAAAGTCCTCATCACCGATGGCAACTACCCGGCAATCACACAACTTGGCGAGAATGCCTCCCTCGTTTACCTCAATCTGGCGCCGGGAATGCCCACCGTCACGGAGGTCCTCGGCGTGTTGCTCACGGCAATCCCAGTGGAAGACGCGGCAGTGATGGATCCAGAATCGGGGTCCGAGCCGCCTATCTTCTCGGAGTTCCGTAGACAGTTGCCCCGTGTCGAATTGACCCGCTTGGGTAGGTTTGAGTTTTACGAGGATGCCTCGGGACCGGACACATGTCTTCAGATCGTAACCGGTGATCAGCGGCTCTATGCCAACCTCTTGCTGACGATTGGAGTTGTTGCACCCTAG
- a CDS encoding tetratricopeptide repeat protein has product MSTATNFQFRFLAVATIGLAGVLCYVNTFPGEFVWDDVSSVLIHKHVQDPSKFTQLFMEDQHAFGRGQGNFYRPLVSVSFMVDYLLSRPPGAESAMGPNGPVISTFVFHLTNMLWHMAAALLFFAVLVRLDAPRFVQLAAPLLYVCHPLHTEAVAYISGRADPMSAAFMFAALLFALQNDRSKRRIASTVLSCLCFALAVISKESALILPALLVLAFLLFRAKVGATDESHAFRPLPALLGSLVLLGAYVALRTFVLKFQSDTAPRDLSMGQRIAEVGQAFALYLKLIFVPTGLHMERTLDGYPAWLAIVGYALLLVCVGVFLGAWVRGNYRIAFGMGLFLVGWFPVSGAIPLNAPMAEHWLYVPLAGFLLAFLELFWTVLGSRAPKLAYPLVYAACALFVALTVQRNLDWRSNESLYLSTLKYNPTSARIQYNLAVTYEDLLHNPFGARRHYEEVIKLYAKKKAGMQFDEKSEPFWDEELESHLHLGQLFMQEQRFDKAVSHLATLMRISPNEQNRWMVASASIGLGQCMLAAGQPDEARKYIEQAGAIDPERKPEVDRMLKMLFGKAVS; this is encoded by the coding sequence GTGAGCACAGCAACCAATTTTCAATTCCGTTTTTTGGCGGTGGCGACCATCGGCCTCGCTGGTGTTCTGTGTTACGTGAACACGTTTCCCGGAGAGTTTGTTTGGGACGACGTCTCCTCGGTGCTGATTCATAAGCACGTTCAAGACCCGAGCAAGTTCACGCAGTTGTTCATGGAAGACCAACATGCTTTCGGTAGAGGCCAGGGCAATTTCTATCGGCCCTTGGTTTCGGTATCGTTCATGGTCGACTATTTACTCTCCAGACCGCCGGGGGCGGAAAGCGCCATGGGGCCGAACGGTCCGGTTATTTCTACGTTCGTCTTTCACCTCACCAACATGCTTTGGCATATGGCGGCCGCTTTACTGTTTTTTGCCGTCCTCGTGAGACTTGATGCACCCCGCTTTGTGCAGCTCGCCGCTCCCCTGCTTTACGTTTGCCATCCACTGCACACCGAGGCCGTGGCCTACATCAGCGGGCGCGCCGATCCCATGTCCGCCGCGTTCATGTTTGCGGCGCTCCTTTTCGCCTTACAGAATGATCGGTCGAAACGCCGGATCGCCAGCACCGTTCTAAGTTGTCTCTGCTTCGCTCTGGCAGTGATATCCAAAGAATCTGCACTCATACTTCCTGCATTGCTCGTGCTGGCCTTTCTGCTCTTCCGCGCAAAGGTCGGGGCAACCGATGAGAGTCATGCATTTCGTCCATTGCCAGCACTCCTGGGTTCTCTGGTACTTCTGGGAGCGTACGTGGCTTTGCGCACTTTTGTTCTGAAGTTTCAATCCGACACGGCGCCTAGAGACTTGAGCATGGGTCAGCGTATAGCAGAGGTGGGTCAAGCGTTTGCGCTCTATCTGAAGCTTATCTTCGTTCCAACCGGACTTCACATGGAACGCACACTGGATGGCTATCCGGCATGGCTGGCGATAGTGGGCTACGCGTTGCTTCTCGTGTGTGTGGGAGTGTTTCTTGGCGCATGGGTCCGCGGAAATTATCGTATTGCGTTTGGAATGGGGCTATTCCTGGTGGGATGGTTCCCCGTTTCGGGCGCGATCCCGTTGAATGCCCCCATGGCGGAACACTGGCTCTATGTGCCGTTAGCGGGTTTCCTTCTCGCCTTCCTGGAACTGTTTTGGACAGTGCTTGGCTCCCGCGCACCCAAACTGGCCTATCCCCTCGTCTACGCCGCGTGTGCCTTATTCGTTGCACTTACCGTCCAACGTAACTTGGATTGGCGCAGCAATGAGTCGCTTTATCTATCCACGTTGAAGTACAACCCAACGTCCGCCCGGATTCAGTACAACCTTGCTGTGACGTATGAAGATCTTTTGCACAATCCTTTTGGCGCGCGCCGGCACTACGAAGAGGTAATCAAGCTCTACGCCAAGAAGAAGGCGGGGATGCAGTTTGACGAAAAGTCCGAACCCTTCTGGGACGAAGAGCTGGAATCCCATCTCCATTTGGGGCAGTTGTTCATGCAAGAGCAGCGCTTTGACAAGGCGGTGTCCCATCTAGCGACCTTGATGCGGATATCCCCGAATGAGCAGAACCGTTGGATGGTAGCTTCCGCGTCGATTGGCTTGGGTCAATGCATGCTGGCGGCAGGTCAGCCCGATGAAGCGCGCAAATATATCGAACAGGCAGGCGCCATCGATCCGGAACGGAAGCCCGAAGTCGATCGGATGCTGAAAATGCTATTCGGGAAGGCAGTCTCGTAG
- a CDS encoding GntR family transcriptional regulator, giving the protein MQLHVSPNNGLPIYMQIVDQIKFLVASGRLKSGDELLPIRTLAEQLVINPNTVARAYRELESEGLLSSRRGAGTYVTDRGSPLARHEQERILGERVDSMLVTAKQLGFSREATLHLVRERADHLGLTEGEVES; this is encoded by the coding sequence ATGCAGTTACACGTCTCTCCCAATAACGGTCTCCCGATCTACATGCAGATTGTCGACCAGATTAAGTTCCTGGTTGCCAGTGGCAGGTTGAAATCGGGCGACGAACTCCTCCCCATCCGCACGTTGGCGGAACAACTGGTCATCAATCCAAACACGGTAGCCCGCGCTTATCGCGAACTGGAATCGGAAGGGTTGTTATCCTCCCGTCGCGGTGCCGGGACTTACGTCACCGACCGGGGGTCGCCGTTGGCGCGGCATGAGCAGGAGCGGATTTTGGGAGAGCGCGTGGACTCCATGTTGGTGACGGCCAAACAACTGGGATTCAGCAGAGAGGCGACCCTCCATCTCGTTCGCGAGCGTGCGGACCACCTGGGGCTAACCGAAGGGGAAGTTGAGTCATGA